The following proteins are encoded in a genomic region of Archangium lipolyticum:
- a CDS encoding outer membrane protein assembly factor BamB family protein, whose product MLPSLLQRLLLPLAVAALMAACRQPADRLFATSTDAPSRSGLLPLEDGVLVGNEAGRLLRLDRQGETLWRVELGREIASRPSVSGDSVLVGTVGGTLVSLTLAQGTERWRLTGQPPMLTSLVSDANAVYVVAPDGTVRAHAVESGALRWKHPLPSGEPRPDSTRPLPSPLLSQGLVVVALGEAGLFALAAEDGSVRWRQRLSQVLGMEVQGEVLYVSTRKGEVLALGLADGQVRWRRTPTAALTSPPSLARGQLWVGTEDNLLLALEPTDGREVSRLALPAPLVTQVAGFRDWVLVPTRGNQGWLIAHRPAEGPPVFSLRLDTPLLSPPVVIGEQLFVLGHDGRVLSWRLQPPKS is encoded by the coding sequence ATGCTGCCCTCCCTCCTTCAGCGCCTCCTCTTACCGCTCGCCGTCGCGGCGCTGATGGCGGCCTGCCGGCAGCCCGCCGACAGACTCTTCGCCACCTCCACCGATGCCCCCTCGCGCTCGGGGCTGCTGCCCCTCGAGGACGGGGTGCTGGTGGGCAACGAGGCCGGCAGGCTCCTGCGCCTGGACCGCCAGGGAGAGACCCTCTGGCGCGTGGAGCTCGGCCGGGAGATTGCCTCGCGCCCCTCGGTGTCCGGAGACAGTGTCCTCGTGGGAACAGTGGGCGGGACGCTCGTCAGCCTCACCCTCGCACAGGGGACGGAGCGCTGGCGCCTCACCGGGCAGCCGCCCATGCTCACCTCGCTCGTCTCGGACGCGAATGCCGTGTACGTGGTCGCCCCGGACGGCACCGTGCGCGCCCACGCCGTGGAGTCCGGCGCGCTGCGGTGGAAGCACCCGCTCCCCTCGGGCGAGCCCCGCCCCGACTCCACCCGGCCCCTCCCCTCTCCCCTCCTCTCCCAGGGCCTCGTGGTGGTGGCGCTCGGGGAGGCCGGGCTGTTCGCGCTCGCGGCCGAGGATGGCTCGGTGCGTTGGCGACAGCGGTTGTCTCAGGTTCTGGGAATGGAAGTCCAGGGGGAGGTGCTGTACGTCTCCACCCGGAAGGGCGAGGTGCTCGCGCTCGGGCTCGCCGATGGGCAGGTGCGTTGGAGGCGGACGCCGACCGCGGCCCTCACCAGCCCTCCGAGCCTCGCCCGGGGACAGCTCTGGGTGGGCACGGAGGACAACCTGCTCCTGGCCCTGGAGCCAACGGACGGGCGCGAGGTGTCTCGACTGGCCCTGCCCGCGCCGCTCGTGACGCAGGTGGCCGGGTTCCGGGATTGGGTGCTGGTGCCTACGCGCGGCAACCAGGGGTGGTTGATCGCGCACAGGCCGGCGGAGGGCCCTCCCGTCTTCTCGTTGAGGCTGGACACGCCGCTGCTCAGCCCGCCCGTGGTCATTGGGGAGCAGCTCTTCGTGTTGGGACACGACGGACGCGTGCTCTCGTGGCGGCTCCAGCCACCGAAGTCATGA
- a CDS encoding AHH domain-containing protein translates to MSQHPLRVWGALALVVLVLQAGCASWAPRAAPKQLVTLTPDSNFSPVQVSEAEFREAFTRLLLDVPLPVATRPAKSLGGRFVRASWQPTDSRGMDVERGYAGLCERRGTPGDCFSFLGDGPHDTTLSDRDRFTLGLILAIGPAMESAAGVLEDFSTQVMTVVCTGLALYVLLLVFPDPVLSKGIGVAMTLFLWGYLGTELWGLIAATTQLWDEAKNATTYQELREASERYGQVLGPNTLRVLILLATWKAGAKGKDSLKGGGLPRFPQAARNAAEGGRIELSTAAADAEAVSVAEGSLTVSLPSSSAAILAQQEQGSGQDGDIHHIATVENMKSTARGGPWTPLFKRIFDRAGMSMEDPANKVRVPGHKGPHPEEYHRTVYRRLEEATYNCGNQQQCEHALRKVLGKLADEIRRDGSRLNKLLTERAPL, encoded by the coding sequence ATGAGCCAGCACCCCCTTCGGGTTTGGGGAGCGCTGGCCCTGGTCGTGCTCGTGCTCCAGGCGGGGTGCGCCAGTTGGGCGCCACGAGCGGCCCCGAAGCAGCTCGTCACGCTCACTCCGGATTCCAACTTCTCGCCCGTACAGGTGTCCGAGGCGGAGTTCCGGGAGGCATTCACCCGGCTCCTCCTCGATGTGCCGTTGCCGGTGGCGACCCGTCCCGCCAAATCCCTCGGCGGCCGGTTCGTACGGGCATCCTGGCAACCAACGGATTCACGTGGGATGGACGTCGAGCGGGGTTACGCAGGACTGTGCGAGAGGCGCGGTACTCCGGGCGACTGCTTCTCGTTCCTGGGAGACGGTCCGCACGACACCACCCTGAGCGACCGTGACAGGTTCACGCTGGGTCTCATCCTCGCCATCGGACCCGCGATGGAGAGCGCCGCGGGTGTCCTCGAGGACTTCTCCACGCAGGTGATGACGGTGGTGTGCACCGGGCTCGCACTCTACGTCCTTCTGCTGGTCTTCCCGGACCCCGTCCTCTCCAAGGGCATTGGCGTGGCGATGACCCTCTTCCTCTGGGGATACCTGGGTACGGAGCTCTGGGGGTTGATCGCCGCGACGACGCAGCTGTGGGACGAGGCGAAGAACGCCACCACGTACCAAGAGCTCCGCGAGGCAAGTGAGCGGTATGGCCAGGTGCTGGGGCCCAACACCCTCCGGGTCCTCATCCTGCTGGCGACGTGGAAGGCGGGGGCGAAGGGAAAGGACTCACTGAAGGGAGGCGGACTGCCCCGCTTCCCGCAGGCGGCCCGGAACGCCGCGGAGGGAGGCCGCATCGAGCTGTCGACAGCCGCGGCCGACGCGGAGGCCGTGTCCGTGGCCGAGGGCAGTCTCACGGTCTCGCTTCCCTCCAGTTCGGCGGCCATCCTGGCGCAGCAGGAGCAGGGCAGCGGCCAGGACGGCGACATCCACCACATCGCCACCGTGGAGAACATGAAGTCCACCGCGCGTGGTGGCCCTTGGACGCCGCTGTTCAAGCGAATCTTCGACCGGGCGGGCATGTCGATGGAGGACCCGGCCAATAAGGTACGCGTACCGGGACATAAGGGGCCCCACCCCGAGGAATACCATCGAACCGTATATAGGCGCCTGGAGGAGGCGACGTACAACTGCGGCAACCAGCAGCAGTGCGAGCACGCATTGAGGAAGGTGCTCGGGAAACTGGCTGACGAGATCCGCAGAGATGGCAGCAGGCTCAACAAACTGCTGACGGAACGGGCCCCCCTATGA
- a CDS encoding imm11 family protein, whose protein sequence is MTGRYFDLFDDVYIPDRWHLLDQPVDEQGQELRTWLFRRGEPVHIEGRIRIPIYVPGEALDFSLMAGAPIPVVHARVAAVFAELAPDDVQLIPVEVDGQSEPYVLLNITRVVKCIDDEKSDEVLYWGPEDGQPEKVGQYQSVIGMRIDPTKVGDAQVFRTWGWSGTIIVSESIKNALERMGVTGPKFTEVTGPSAISEEERAYSRKCRELYESADTARDTAWRSLGTLDKEAITPIAMSSSWPGRRELWRVIHRASGRTLLVTHGLSDPFITRLEPSVGFGLELAVETDQPLESIETSWPFMLLERVAAEVAAHERVRERLKAGLFSMEVSGEGMPESLVTSDGRVAVLLGVESRTLPSHFSTPFGDVRLVTIKALLPPELAYLLEHGAKGQSELARRFVASGEEHLSHLRQRAIV, encoded by the coding sequence ATGACAGGCCGCTATTTTGATCTGTTCGATGATGTTTACATCCCGGACCGCTGGCACCTCCTGGATCAGCCCGTGGATGAGCAGGGGCAGGAACTCCGGACCTGGCTGTTCAGGCGGGGCGAGCCCGTTCACATCGAAGGGCGAATCCGGATACCCATCTATGTCCCTGGAGAGGCGCTCGACTTCTCTTTGATGGCGGGTGCACCCATACCCGTGGTGCATGCCAGGGTAGCGGCCGTCTTCGCTGAGCTGGCTCCCGACGATGTGCAGCTCATCCCGGTGGAGGTGGACGGGCAATCCGAGCCGTACGTCCTCCTCAACATCACGCGTGTCGTGAAGTGTATCGATGATGAGAAGTCCGACGAAGTCCTCTACTGGGGTCCGGAGGACGGACAGCCAGAGAAAGTCGGGCAGTACCAGTCCGTGATCGGCATGCGCATCGACCCCACCAAAGTGGGCGATGCGCAGGTGTTCCGCACCTGGGGATGGAGCGGGACCATCATCGTCTCCGAGAGCATCAAGAACGCCCTGGAGCGCATGGGTGTCACGGGACCGAAGTTCACGGAAGTCACCGGCCCGAGCGCCATCAGCGAAGAGGAGCGCGCGTACAGCCGCAAGTGCCGTGAGCTCTATGAGTCGGCGGACACTGCCCGTGACACGGCCTGGCGCTCCCTGGGCACGCTGGACAAGGAGGCCATCACCCCCATTGCCATGAGCAGCTCGTGGCCTGGCCGCCGGGAACTCTGGCGCGTCATCCATCGCGCGTCAGGGCGCACCCTGCTCGTGACTCACGGGCTCTCCGACCCGTTCATCACCCGCCTGGAGCCCTCCGTGGGCTTCGGCCTGGAGCTCGCCGTGGAAACAGACCAGCCTCTCGAATCCATCGAGACGAGCTGGCCCTTCATGCTCCTCGAAAGGGTCGCGGCGGAGGTGGCGGCGCATGAGCGCGTGCGCGAGCGGCTGAAGGCGGGCCTCTTCTCCATGGAGGTGTCCGGCGAGGGCATGCCCGAATCGCTCGTCACCAGCGATGGACGGGTGGCCGTGCTGCTGGGCGTGGAGTCGCGCACGTTACCGAGCCACTTCTCCACTCCCTTCGGAGACGTGCGGCTCGTCACGATCAAGGCCCTGCTGCCACCGGAACTGGCATACCTGCTGGAGCACGGCGCGAAGGGCCAGTCCGAGCTGGCGCGGCGATTCGTCGCAAGCGGCGAGGAACACCTGTCCCACTTGCGGCAACGGGCGATCGTGTAG
- a CDS encoding ATP-dependent helicase codes for MNADELLKDLNDPQREAVLHGDGPLLVLSGAGSGKTRVITRRVAHLVQVRGVAPWRILAVTFTNKAAREMRERLAQLLGPQAHELVVSTFHSSASMILRRVLREQSVAELLGLTPSFVIYDDGDQLQLIKRAMREVRVDPVMQPREILHRIDQEKNAARLPDDMVVDTEDLRGMVVQKTYRAYQRLLRAANAVDFGDLLLLLVALFRKRPDVLEQYRRRFQHILVDEFQDTNPVQYELLSLLAPPPRANLVVVGDDDQSIYRWRGASVDNIIGFPQAYAGARVVKLEQNYRSDQNILDAAHAVIARNSRRMPKKLWSDRPKGEILTLLMNRDERAEAQEVARRIHELQREGFIKYSGMAVFYRTNAQSRVLEEALRLARVPYTLVSGRSFYDRAEVRDAAAYLRLMVNPRSDADLLRIINTPARGIGDTTVERLVDWANQAGVSLYEATAAPERITGLNTAAVRRLSGFHAVVSSLHACAQEAKDAASAVDQMLKETHLVESLVTEGSDESLTRAENLREFLGAAQEFDLNRAAAAVAASSVGDEEGEDTAPTPPEEEGLDSSPLTADVPALNAFLEQISLVGEADADVGEGRVALMTLHAAKGLEFDAVFITGLEDGVFPHSRSLAADDPDGEEMAEERRLCYVGFTRARKRLFVSLAQCRSLFGELRYNPPSRFLREVPQSLFGFAEQDIETPAPKAAPMVQRKRNWGDEDDGPRVDRSYSQTSDMDGVGGDVRGMRVRHEQFGMGKIISADGNGPNAKVTVDFGGAVGLKRVIARFLMPG; via the coding sequence TTGAACGCCGACGAACTCCTCAAAGACCTGAACGATCCCCAGCGGGAAGCCGTCCTCCATGGGGATGGTCCACTCCTCGTGCTGTCCGGCGCGGGCAGCGGCAAGACGCGCGTCATCACCCGCCGGGTGGCCCACCTGGTCCAGGTGCGTGGTGTCGCTCCCTGGCGCATCCTCGCCGTCACCTTCACCAACAAGGCCGCACGGGAGATGAGGGAGCGGCTCGCGCAGCTGCTCGGCCCCCAGGCGCACGAGCTGGTGGTGAGCACCTTCCACTCCTCGGCGTCCATGATTCTGCGCCGTGTCCTCCGGGAGCAGTCGGTGGCGGAGCTGCTGGGGCTCACCCCCTCGTTCGTCATCTACGACGATGGGGATCAGCTCCAGCTCATCAAGCGCGCCATGCGCGAGGTGCGGGTGGACCCTGTGATGCAGCCGAGGGAGATCCTCCACCGCATCGACCAGGAGAAGAACGCCGCCCGTCTGCCGGACGACATGGTGGTGGACACGGAGGACCTGCGCGGGATGGTGGTGCAGAAGACCTACCGTGCCTACCAACGGCTGCTGCGCGCGGCGAACGCGGTGGACTTTGGCGACCTGCTCCTGCTGCTGGTGGCGCTCTTCCGCAAGCGCCCGGACGTGCTGGAGCAGTACCGGCGGCGCTTCCAGCACATCCTGGTGGACGAGTTCCAGGACACCAACCCCGTGCAGTACGAGCTGCTGAGCCTGCTGGCCCCGCCGCCGCGCGCCAACCTGGTGGTGGTGGGCGATGACGACCAGTCCATCTACCGCTGGCGTGGGGCGAGCGTGGACAACATCATCGGCTTCCCGCAGGCGTACGCGGGCGCGCGGGTGGTGAAGCTGGAGCAGAACTACCGCTCGGACCAGAACATCCTGGACGCGGCGCACGCGGTCATCGCGCGCAACTCGCGGCGCATGCCGAAGAAGCTGTGGAGCGACCGGCCCAAGGGCGAGATCCTCACGCTGCTGATGAACCGGGACGAGCGCGCCGAGGCCCAGGAGGTGGCGCGCCGCATCCACGAGTTGCAGCGCGAGGGCTTCATCAAGTACTCGGGGATGGCGGTCTTCTACCGGACGAACGCGCAGAGCCGCGTGCTGGAGGAGGCGCTGCGGCTGGCGCGCGTGCCGTACACGCTGGTGAGCGGGCGCAGCTTCTACGACCGGGCCGAGGTGCGTGACGCGGCGGCCTACCTGCGGTTGATGGTGAACCCGCGCTCGGACGCGGACCTGCTGCGCATCATCAATACGCCGGCGCGCGGTATTGGTGACACCACGGTGGAGCGGCTGGTGGACTGGGCCAACCAGGCGGGAGTGAGCCTGTACGAGGCGACCGCGGCCCCCGAGCGGATTACCGGTCTCAACACGGCGGCGGTGCGCCGGCTCTCCGGCTTCCACGCGGTGGTGTCCTCGCTGCATGCGTGCGCGCAGGAGGCGAAGGACGCGGCGAGCGCGGTGGACCAGATGCTGAAGGAGACGCACCTGGTGGAGTCGCTCGTCACCGAGGGCAGTGACGAGTCGCTGACGCGCGCGGAGAACCTGCGCGAGTTCCTGGGAGCCGCGCAGGAGTTCGACCTCAACCGTGCGGCCGCGGCGGTGGCGGCTTCGTCGGTGGGGGACGAGGAGGGTGAGGACACGGCGCCCACTCCGCCGGAGGAGGAGGGGTTGGACTCGTCGCCGCTCACGGCGGACGTGCCCGCGCTCAACGCCTTCCTGGAGCAGATCAGCCTGGTGGGCGAGGCCGACGCGGACGTGGGAGAGGGCCGGGTAGCGCTGATGACACTGCACGCGGCGAAGGGGCTCGAGTTCGACGCGGTGTTCATCACCGGGTTGGAGGACGGCGTGTTCCCGCACTCGCGCTCGCTGGCCGCGGATGACCCGGACGGGGAGGAGATGGCCGAGGAGCGGCGGCTCTGCTACGTGGGCTTCACGCGCGCGCGCAAGCGGCTCTTCGTGAGCCTGGCGCAGTGCCGCTCGCTGTTCGGCGAGCTGCGCTACAACCCGCCCTCGCGCTTCCTGCGGGAGGTACCGCAGTCACTGTTCGGCTTCGCGGAGCAGGACATCGAGACGCCCGCGCCGAAGGCGGCGCCGATGGTGCAGCGCAAGCGCAACTGGGGTGACGAGGACGACGGGCCGCGCGTCGACCGCTCCTACTCGCAGACCTCGGACATGGACGGGGTGGGGGGGGACGTGCGTGGGATGCGGGTGCGCCACGAGCAGTTCGGCATGGGGAAGATCATCTCGGCGGATGGCAACGGGCCCAACGCGAAGGTGACAGTGGACTTCGGTGGGGCCGTGGGCCTCAAGCGAGTCATCGCCCGCTTCCTGATGCCGGGGTGA
- a CDS encoding PaaI family thioesterase — translation MSDTQARPTQEQLDRFAELFNQSQTMRFFGLRLSFPQGEKVVVTLPEVRPEHRGGLGTAAINGGVISAMFDYAIGCTPALLDPSRRSATMQLSISFERPLRGDAVRAEATIDNAGTSTLFASARLYDAQGHVCARCQGVVKFSQLKWASGESPAVN, via the coding sequence ATGTCCGACACCCAGGCCCGGCCCACCCAGGAGCAGCTCGACCGCTTCGCGGAGCTGTTCAATCAGAGTCAGACGATGCGGTTCTTCGGTCTACGGTTGAGCTTTCCCCAGGGAGAGAAGGTGGTCGTCACCCTCCCCGAGGTCCGCCCCGAGCACCGGGGTGGACTGGGCACCGCCGCCATCAACGGGGGCGTCATCTCCGCCATGTTCGACTACGCCATCGGCTGCACGCCCGCCCTGTTGGATCCCTCCCGCCGCTCGGCCACCATGCAGCTCTCCATCAGCTTCGAGCGCCCCCTCCGGGGCGACGCCGTGCGCGCCGAAGCCACCATCGACAACGCCGGCACCTCCACCCTCTTCGCCTCGGCCCGGCTGTACGACGCACAGGGCCATGTGTGCGCCCGCTGCCAGGGCGTGGTGAAGTTCTCTCAGCTGAAGTGGGCCTCGGGAGAGAGCCCGGCCGTCAATTGA
- a CDS encoding RNA polymerase sigma factor translates to MRPVQDVVGQREDEAGLARRALEGERTAWDALVSRHHHRVVVSLLARGIRVDRAHELAQETWARLLQQQQKGMLTELRLPQLAITQATFLAADEVRRVRRESLAGAVEELPESHHPVDPSVSAEQRLLSEEQLSRAQAALQQCSASAQRVFQLACDGQELPHAEVAARVGLSVQRVRQILCEVRKKLRSALEEEAP, encoded by the coding sequence GTGCGGCCAGTGCAGGACGTGGTGGGACAGCGGGAGGACGAGGCCGGGCTCGCGCGGCGTGCCCTCGAGGGGGAACGCACGGCCTGGGACGCCCTCGTCTCCCGCCATCACCACCGCGTCGTGGTCTCGCTGCTCGCCCGGGGCATCCGGGTGGATCGGGCCCACGAGCTCGCCCAGGAGACCTGGGCCCGTCTCCTCCAGCAGCAACAGAAGGGAATGCTCACCGAGCTGCGTCTGCCCCAGCTGGCGATCACCCAGGCGACGTTCCTCGCGGCCGATGAGGTGCGCCGGGTCCGCCGCGAGTCGCTGGCGGGCGCGGTGGAGGAGCTGCCCGAGTCCCACCACCCGGTGGACCCCTCGGTGTCCGCCGAGCAGCGCCTGCTGTCCGAGGAGCAGCTCTCCCGGGCCCAGGCGGCGCTCCAGCAGTGCTCGGCGAGCGCCCAACGCGTCTTTCAACTGGCGTGCGATGGCCAGGAGCTGCCGCACGCCGAGGTGGCCGCGCGCGTCGGTTTGTCCGTGCAGCGCGTCCGACAAATCCTGTGCGAGGTCCGCAAGAAGCTGCGGAGCGCCCTCGAGGAGGAAGCACCATGA
- a CDS encoding zf-HC2 domain-containing protein, with protein sequence MSQHIRPADAEQYVLGALEPEAAAALEAHTLACPACASILQREALLEEQLREVARAPAPEPRVIRPARWHRARLAAATGVMVAAAAAVSFLVLRPEQAVPTPPRDEDFPVMALPMDLPSAPERLVACPDLASQETCASEALARGLLVQYPQGLGEVPRYEGHAGLPKGALDAEGPYSL encoded by the coding sequence ATGAGCCAGCACATCCGTCCGGCCGACGCCGAGCAGTACGTCCTGGGCGCGCTGGAGCCGGAGGCCGCGGCGGCCCTCGAGGCCCACACGCTCGCCTGCCCGGCGTGCGCCAGCATCCTCCAGCGCGAGGCCCTGTTGGAGGAGCAGCTCCGCGAGGTGGCCCGGGCTCCCGCCCCGGAGCCCCGGGTCATCCGCCCCGCGCGCTGGCACCGGGCCCGGCTGGCCGCGGCCACGGGAGTGATGGTGGCTGCCGCGGCGGCGGTGTCGTTCCTCGTGCTCCGCCCCGAGCAGGCCGTGCCGACACCGCCACGGGACGAGGACTTTCCCGTGATGGCCCTGCCGATGGACCTGCCGTCGGCTCCGGAGCGGCTGGTGGCATGCCCCGACCTGGCGAGCCAGGAGACGTGTGCCTCGGAGGCCCTGGCCCGCGGGCTGCTGGTGCAGTACCCCCAGGGCCTGGGAGAGGTTCCCCGCTACGAGGGCCACGCGGGACTGCCGAAGGGCGCGCTCGACGCAGAAGGGCCCTACTCGCTGTGA
- a CDS encoding AraC family transcriptional regulator — translation MIDRMKHGLTLLWLAALALGWPASAADDKKALPEGWFVTESSPQLYEAGLDPQSPCEGNRSAWLRSRQGEPAGYGTFMQAFGAGAFRGKRLRFSAVVRTEDVKGWSGLWMRVEGEGSREPLAFDNMQSRALVGTTACKRHEVVLDVPQDARSIMAGLLLSGTGKAWIGAVRFETVDDSVPVTNLLTDRARRDKDDPTGRIGNVWFNRKQVEASQYRALLRPDGSWSDNYSSTLSVSGDTVRGTWRQLPLRLTVKAAGSTTLIEGQWGTEPVRIELGPDKLTLKHGIFQRELTREDERPEYDRSCIRYRRGDGLSRSDELDICGEALGRKPPLAQLVIAFLNNGFRAVPPPHVQIPTPSTPPRNATAPGGQH, via the coding sequence ATGATCGATCGGATGAAACACGGCTTGACGCTCCTGTGGCTGGCGGCGCTCGCCCTGGGCTGGCCCGCCTCGGCCGCCGACGATAAGAAGGCCCTGCCCGAGGGGTGGTTCGTCACCGAGAGCTCGCCCCAGCTCTACGAGGCGGGCCTGGACCCCCAGAGCCCATGCGAGGGCAACCGCAGTGCATGGCTGCGCTCGCGCCAGGGGGAGCCCGCCGGCTACGGCACCTTCATGCAGGCCTTCGGCGCGGGGGCCTTCCGGGGCAAGCGGCTGCGCTTCTCCGCGGTGGTGCGCACCGAGGACGTGAAGGGCTGGAGCGGCCTGTGGATGCGGGTGGAGGGGGAGGGCTCGCGGGAGCCGCTCGCCTTCGACAACATGCAGTCGCGCGCGCTGGTGGGCACCACGGCCTGCAAGCGCCACGAGGTGGTGCTGGACGTGCCCCAGGACGCCAGGTCCATCATGGCCGGGCTGCTGCTGAGCGGCACGGGCAAGGCGTGGATCGGCGCCGTGCGCTTCGAGACGGTGGACGACTCGGTGCCCGTCACCAACCTGCTCACGGACAGGGCGCGGCGCGACAAGGACGATCCCACCGGGCGCATCGGAAACGTGTGGTTCAACCGCAAGCAGGTGGAGGCCAGTCAGTACCGCGCCCTGCTGCGGCCGGATGGCTCCTGGAGCGACAACTACTCGAGCACGCTCTCGGTCAGCGGCGACACGGTGCGGGGAACCTGGAGGCAGTTGCCGCTCCGCCTCACCGTCAAGGCGGCGGGCAGCACCACCCTCATCGAGGGCCAGTGGGGCACGGAGCCGGTGCGCATCGAGCTGGGCCCGGACAAGCTCACCCTGAAGCACGGCATCTTCCAGCGGGAGCTGACGCGCGAGGACGAGCGCCCCGAGTACGACCGCAGCTGCATCCGCTACCGGCGCGGCGACGGCCTGTCGCGGAGCGATGAGCTCGACATCTGCGGCGAGGCGCTCGGCAGGAAGCCGCCGCTGGCGCAACTGGTGATCGCCTTCCTGAACAACGGCTTCCGCGCTGTGCCGCCGCCGCACGTGCAGATTCCCACACCCTCCACGCCCCCCCGGAACGCGACAGCACCTGGCGGCCAGCACTGA
- a CDS encoding oxidoreductase has translation METQTRTAVVTGASGLVGGLLLDTLLASPRYREVLSLGRRPLPEQHPKLVQRTVDFARLAEESLPAADDAFCCLGTTIKKAGSQEAFRAVDHDAVLAFAQATKKAGARRFLVVTALGANPRSRVFYNRVKGEAEEALEGVGFESLVILQPSLLLGERAESRPGERAAIMASRVLAPLLRPLASRPIEARTVARAMVALALDAPRGVRVVPSGELQELGR, from the coding sequence ATGGAAACGCAAACACGCACCGCGGTGGTGACCGGCGCGAGCGGGCTCGTCGGAGGTTTGCTGCTCGACACGCTGCTCGCGAGTCCCCGGTACCGGGAGGTTCTCTCCCTGGGCCGGCGCCCGCTGCCGGAACAGCACCCGAAGCTCGTCCAGCGCACGGTGGACTTCGCCCGGCTCGCGGAGGAGTCCCTGCCCGCCGCCGACGATGCCTTCTGCTGTCTGGGCACCACCATCAAGAAGGCCGGCAGCCAGGAGGCCTTCCGCGCCGTGGACCATGACGCCGTGCTGGCCTTCGCCCAGGCCACGAAGAAGGCGGGGGCCCGGCGCTTCCTGGTGGTGACGGCGCTCGGCGCCAACCCACGCTCCCGCGTCTTCTACAACCGTGTGAAGGGCGAGGCGGAGGAGGCGCTCGAGGGCGTGGGCTTCGAGTCCCTCGTCATCCTCCAGCCCTCACTGCTGCTCGGAGAGCGCGCCGAGAGCCGTCCGGGCGAGCGGGCGGCCATCATGGCCTCGCGGGTGCTCGCGCCGCTGCTGCGCCCGCTCGCGAGCCGCCCCATCGAGGCGCGCACCGTCGCGCGGGCGATGGTCGCCCTCGCACTCGATGCGCCTCGGGGTGTGCGGGTGGTGCCATCCGGAGAGCTTCAGGAGCTCGGCCGGTAG
- a CDS encoding RNA polymerase sigma factor produces the protein MFNELTDDELFAEVLQRRAAGEAVGAPLGALCERWARPARYVISKIQASYGRGSPADADELYQDAVGKFLDRGLDQFRGVSEQMPGRSASPKTFFLRIVKHVAIDFYRRQREDLAPASSDPDDVMEEPPSEVARAVDVSRRREERTEAQEVYWRAFERLQQEHPKEAGAWDLYHHQDVEDHEECARRLNISVVNSYKRVSRAQAYLRLYLLDLQKEGERE, from the coding sequence GTGTTCAACGAACTCACGGATGACGAACTTTTCGCTGAGGTGCTCCAGCGCCGCGCCGCGGGCGAGGCCGTTGGGGCTCCGCTCGGCGCGCTCTGCGAGCGCTGGGCCCGTCCGGCCCGTTACGTCATCTCCAAGATTCAGGCCAGCTACGGCCGCGGCTCCCCGGCGGACGCGGACGAGCTCTACCAGGACGCGGTCGGCAAGTTCCTCGACCGCGGCCTCGACCAGTTCCGCGGTGTCTCCGAGCAGATGCCCGGGCGCAGCGCGTCTCCCAAGACGTTCTTCCTGCGCATCGTCAAGCACGTGGCCATCGACTTCTACCGGCGCCAGCGCGAGGACCTCGCTCCGGCCTCGTCGGACCCCGATGACGTCATGGAGGAGCCACCTTCCGAGGTGGCCCGCGCGGTGGATGTGTCCCGGCGGCGCGAGGAGCGCACCGAGGCCCAGGAAGTCTACTGGCGCGCTTTCGAGCGTCTCCAGCAAGAGCATCCCAAGGAAGCGGGTGCGTGGGACCTGTACCACCACCAGGACGTAGAGGACCACGAGGAATGCGCCCGACGCCTCAACATCAGCGTGGTCAACTCGTACAAGCGCGTCAGCCGTGCACAGGCCTACCTGCGGCTCTATCTGCTCGACCTCCAGAAGGAGGGCGAGAGGGAGTGA